The following are encoded in a window of Oncorhynchus mykiss isolate Arlee chromosome 11, USDA_OmykA_1.1, whole genome shotgun sequence genomic DNA:
- the rnpc3 gene encoding RNA-binding region-containing protein 3 isoform X1, translating into MAGEDEELVQLRKSRTLIIRHLPADLSRDEKQDLLKYFGAVGVRVFSDKGVLRHTAFATFASEKSAAKALSRLHQLQILNHTLVVEFAKDQEHVTVLKDPPVSDSATDGKDVKKKKEVTQPSIPLIETGTAPKLGLKFPSNPSLKYLYPPPSNGILTNITHALLSVPNFYVQVLHLMNKMNLPSPFGPITARPPMYEMHPAPPPPMPPPYPPHYPPLPADEMDLSSEEGSEYESGDDEDKERMIRLMGLVNQACKRPLRTKVSSKRKKPKFKDLLFVPKPESQSAPGPILQPSDVFEQPQPCGQKKIEFHISADVSAILEGGGGNSTQPQEPTEEAEVAAEEMQATTTTEEDPGEGFGKIYPAAQASQLEEDSDEDEDVPSDVISRKELDKGRLSRDEIKRMSVYKNYEPGEPTSRLYVKNIAKSVEEKDLKYIYGRYIDVSSEAERNMFDIVLMREGRMKGQAFVGLPSERSAEKALRDTNGYVLYDKPLVVSFARSARPKADTPDPKKGPKRTR; encoded by the exons ATGGCGGGTGAGGACGAGGAGTTGGTCCAGTTGAGGAAAAGTAGAACTCTGATCATCCGCCATCTCCCTGCTGACCTGTCCAGGGATGAGAAGCAGGATCTACTCAAGTACTTTGGTGCCGTGGGAGTCAGAGTGTTCTCTGATAAAGGAGTACTG AGACACACAGCCTTTGCAACATTTGCGAGTGAAAAGTCTGCAGCAAAG GCTCTGAGCAGGCTTCACCAGCTACAGATCCTCAACCATACCCTGGTGGTGGAGTTTGCCAAAGACCAGGAACATGTGACAGTGCTGAAAGACCCACCTGTGTCAGACAG TGCAACAGATGGCAAAGATGTGAAGAAGAAAAAGGAAGTGACACAACCGAGTATACCACTAATAGAGACTGGCACTGCACCCAAACTCGG GTTGAAATTTCCATCAAATCCCAGTCTGAAATATTTATATCCACCTCCTTCGAATGGGATTCTGACAAACATAACACATGCCCTTCTGAGCGTACCAAACTTTTACGTTCAG GTCCTTCACCTGATGAACAAGATGAACCTACCGTCTCCGTTCGGCCCCATCACAGCAAGACCTCCGATG TATGAGATGCATCCTGCCCCCCCTCCACCAATGCCGCCCCCCTATCCTCCCCACTACCCCCCCTTACCAGCAGATGAGATGGACCTCTCCAGCGAGGAGGGGTCTGAGTATGAGAGTGGAGATGACGAGGACAAAGAGAG GATGATTCGCCTGATGGGTCTGGTCAACCAAGCATGCAAGAGACCTCTGAGAACTAAAGTGTCCTCCAAGAGAAAGAAACCCAAGTTCAAGGATCTTCTCTTTGTCCCCAAGCCCGAATCTCAGAG TGCTCCAGGGCCCATCTTGCAGCCATCAGATGTGTTTGAGCAGCCCCAGCCTTGCGGACAGAAGAAGATTGAGTTCCACATTTCAGCAGATGTGTCAGCCATACTGGAAGGTGGAGGAGGCAACTCCACCCAGCCACAGGAGCCCACTGAGGAGGCTGAAG TAGCAGCTGAGGAGATGCAGGCCACCACTACTACAGAGGAGGATCCAGGGGAGGGCTTTGGGAAgatctaccctgccgcccaggcCTCCCAACTGGAGGAGGACagtgatgaggatgaggatgtccCCTCTGATGTCATCTCCAGGAAGGAACTGGATAAGGGACGGCTGTCCAGAGACG AGATAAAAAGGATGTCCGTGTATAAAAATTATGAACCTGGAGAGCCGACCAGCAGACTTTACGTGAAGAATATCGCCAAGTCAGTAGAAGAGAAA GATCTGAAATACATCTATGGGCGATACATCGACGTTTCATCTGAGGCAGAGAGAAATAT GTTTGACATAGTGCTGATGAGGGAGGGTCGTATGAAGGGCCAGGCATTCGTTGGTCTCCCAAGTGAGAGGAGTGCAGAGAAGGCCCTGAGAGACACCAACGGTTACGTCCTCTATGACAAGCCCCTCGTCGTC TCGTTTGCCAGGTCTGCCAGACCTAAAGCGGACACCCCGGACCCCAAGAAAGGACCCAAACGAACCCGATGA
- the rnpc3 gene encoding RNA-binding region-containing protein 3 isoform X2: protein MAGEDEELVQLRKSRTLIIRHLPADLSRDEKQDLLKYFGAVGVRVFSDKGVLRHTAFATFASEKSAAKALSRLHQLQILNHTLVVEFAKDQEHVTVLKDPPVSDSATDGKDVKKKKEVTQPSIPLIETGTAPKLGLKFPSNPSLKYLYPPPSNGILTNITHALLSVPNFYVQVLHLMNKMNLPSPFGPITARPPMYEMHPAPPPPMPPPYPPHYPPLPADEMDLSSEEGSEYESGDDEDKERMIRLMGLVNQACKRPLRTKVSSKRKKPKFKDLLFVPKPESQSAPGPILQPSDVFEQPQPCGQKKIEFHISADVSAILEGGGGNSTQPQEPTEEAEAAEEMQATTTTEEDPGEGFGKIYPAAQASQLEEDSDEDEDVPSDVISRKELDKGRLSRDEIKRMSVYKNYEPGEPTSRLYVKNIAKSVEEKDLKYIYGRYIDVSSEAERNMFDIVLMREGRMKGQAFVGLPSERSAEKALRDTNGYVLYDKPLVVSFARSARPKADTPDPKKGPKRTR from the exons ATGGCGGGTGAGGACGAGGAGTTGGTCCAGTTGAGGAAAAGTAGAACTCTGATCATCCGCCATCTCCCTGCTGACCTGTCCAGGGATGAGAAGCAGGATCTACTCAAGTACTTTGGTGCCGTGGGAGTCAGAGTGTTCTCTGATAAAGGAGTACTG AGACACACAGCCTTTGCAACATTTGCGAGTGAAAAGTCTGCAGCAAAG GCTCTGAGCAGGCTTCACCAGCTACAGATCCTCAACCATACCCTGGTGGTGGAGTTTGCCAAAGACCAGGAACATGTGACAGTGCTGAAAGACCCACCTGTGTCAGACAG TGCAACAGATGGCAAAGATGTGAAGAAGAAAAAGGAAGTGACACAACCGAGTATACCACTAATAGAGACTGGCACTGCACCCAAACTCGG GTTGAAATTTCCATCAAATCCCAGTCTGAAATATTTATATCCACCTCCTTCGAATGGGATTCTGACAAACATAACACATGCCCTTCTGAGCGTACCAAACTTTTACGTTCAG GTCCTTCACCTGATGAACAAGATGAACCTACCGTCTCCGTTCGGCCCCATCACAGCAAGACCTCCGATG TATGAGATGCATCCTGCCCCCCCTCCACCAATGCCGCCCCCCTATCCTCCCCACTACCCCCCCTTACCAGCAGATGAGATGGACCTCTCCAGCGAGGAGGGGTCTGAGTATGAGAGTGGAGATGACGAGGACAAAGAGAG GATGATTCGCCTGATGGGTCTGGTCAACCAAGCATGCAAGAGACCTCTGAGAACTAAAGTGTCCTCCAAGAGAAAGAAACCCAAGTTCAAGGATCTTCTCTTTGTCCCCAAGCCCGAATCTCAGAG TGCTCCAGGGCCCATCTTGCAGCCATCAGATGTGTTTGAGCAGCCCCAGCCTTGCGGACAGAAGAAGATTGAGTTCCACATTTCAGCAGATGTGTCAGCCATACTGGAAGGTGGAGGAGGCAACTCCACCCAGCCACAGGAGCCCACTGAGGAGGCTGAAG CAGCTGAGGAGATGCAGGCCACCACTACTACAGAGGAGGATCCAGGGGAGGGCTTTGGGAAgatctaccctgccgcccaggcCTCCCAACTGGAGGAGGACagtgatgaggatgaggatgtccCCTCTGATGTCATCTCCAGGAAGGAACTGGATAAGGGACGGCTGTCCAGAGACG AGATAAAAAGGATGTCCGTGTATAAAAATTATGAACCTGGAGAGCCGACCAGCAGACTTTACGTGAAGAATATCGCCAAGTCAGTAGAAGAGAAA GATCTGAAATACATCTATGGGCGATACATCGACGTTTCATCTGAGGCAGAGAGAAATAT GTTTGACATAGTGCTGATGAGGGAGGGTCGTATGAAGGGCCAGGCATTCGTTGGTCTCCCAAGTGAGAGGAGTGCAGAGAAGGCCCTGAGAGACACCAACGGTTACGTCCTCTATGACAAGCCCCTCGTCGTC TCGTTTGCCAGGTCTGCCAGACCTAAAGCGGACACCCCGGACCCCAAGAAAGGACCCAAACGAACCCGATGA